One window of the Labilibaculum sp. genome contains the following:
- the gatE gene encoding Glu-tRNA(Gln) amidotransferase subunit GatE: MNTIFTPNKNHLQTKEQIGYVTRQQATEDDYRRIGFMSGLEVHQQLDTKEKLFCHCPSGVFHKNGAYDAEIIRHMRPAMSELGGYDGTALMEFKTRKNIIYRINNETACTYEIDDTPPFRINQEALGIALRISLLCKLNIVGEVHITRKQYLDGSIPTGFQRTAILGVNGQIQLSNKKVNLIQLSIEEDSCREISDIGHERYYKTDRLGTPLIETVTAPELNTPDELREAAEYIRFLNRSTGLVRTGMGAGREDVNVSCKGGSRVEIKGVAHNKWIPELSHNEAFRQWALLNIRKLLIERIQKEDWSILTQKLDYHDYNFTYAPLIECKEKEHQIIAVNLPEFKGLLSHFTQPGQNFADEIAQRLKVIACIEHPNLVHSEQEEELLSKEDFGKILTRLESNSNDAQLIIWGAKEDIPTAIETIKERCKMVFDGVPNETRKSLPDGTTIFERVLPGADRMYPDTDSAPIPLSDEYINNLGKDLPNDICERINQMNEWGVPKDSHHFILSKDLYPIIKEIADRFQFDPKSISIFFGHTYKNIIGKYSIHPEFNYRKLVGLFKFIHEQELHPNIARYLLPILYQNPSMDFASMLINLKFKKRSLAELIAPIDFLEEKFKDLHPSENNENASHWIMGQLHRQAIGNIELRELRVNIDKRLN, translated from the coding sequence ATGAATACTATATTCACACCCAACAAAAACCATCTCCAAACCAAAGAACAAATTGGCTATGTCACCCGCCAGCAAGCCACCGAGGACGATTATCGTCGAATTGGTTTCATGTCCGGACTGGAAGTTCACCAGCAACTTGACACCAAAGAAAAATTGTTTTGTCACTGTCCCAGTGGTGTCTTTCACAAAAACGGAGCTTACGATGCTGAAATAATACGACATATGCGCCCTGCAATGAGCGAACTTGGCGGATATGACGGCACGGCGCTAATGGAGTTTAAAACCCGAAAAAACATTATATATCGTATCAACAACGAAACAGCCTGTACTTACGAGATTGACGATACTCCTCCATTTAGAATTAATCAGGAAGCTCTGGGAATTGCCCTTCGAATCTCACTTTTGTGCAAATTAAATATCGTAGGTGAAGTACATATTACCCGAAAACAATATTTGGATGGAAGTATACCTACAGGCTTTCAGCGAACCGCAATTTTAGGTGTAAACGGACAAATTCAACTAAGCAATAAAAAGGTGAATTTGATACAGTTAAGCATCGAAGAAGACTCTTGCCGCGAGATTTCAGACATAGGACATGAGCGGTATTATAAAACAGACCGTCTTGGCACGCCACTGATAGAAACAGTTACCGCCCCCGAACTAAACACTCCTGATGAATTACGGGAAGCTGCAGAATACATCCGTTTTTTAAACAGAAGCACCGGATTGGTTCGCACGGGAATGGGAGCAGGCCGCGAAGACGTAAATGTTAGTTGCAAAGGCGGATCGAGAGTCGAAATTAAAGGAGTTGCTCACAACAAATGGATTCCGGAACTTTCACACAATGAGGCTTTCAGACAATGGGCTTTGCTAAATATCAGAAAACTATTAATCGAACGGATTCAAAAAGAAGATTGGAGCATTCTCACACAAAAACTAGATTATCACGACTATAATTTCACATATGCCCCTTTAATTGAATGCAAAGAAAAAGAACATCAGATTATTGCTGTTAACCTTCCTGAATTTAAAGGATTACTATCGCATTTCACCCAGCCAGGTCAAAACTTTGCCGATGAAATTGCCCAGCGTTTAAAAGTAATTGCCTGTATCGAACATCCCAATTTAGTGCATTCAGAGCAAGAAGAAGAATTGCTGTCAAAAGAAGATTTTGGTAAAATACTTACCAGATTAGAATCAAATTCAAATGATGCACAATTAATTATTTGGGGAGCGAAAGAAGATATCCCTACAGCAATCGAAACAATAAAAGAACGTTGTAAAATGGTTTTTGATGGTGTCCCAAACGAAACACGCAAATCGTTGCCCGATGGAACAACAATCTTCGAGAGAGTTCTTCCGGGTGCCGATCGAATGTATCCGGATACAGACTCTGCACCAATTCCCCTATCGGATGAATACATCAATAATCTTGGTAAAGATTTACCAAATGATATTTGTGAGCGAATTAATCAAATGAATGAATGGGGAGTACCTAAAGATTCCCATCATTTTATTCTCAGTAAAGATCTGTATCCAATTATTAAAGAAATAGCTGACAGATTTCAATTCGACCCTAAAAGCATCTCAATATTTTTTGGCCACACTTATAAAAACATCATTGGAAAATATAGCATCCATCCCGAATTCAATTATCGAAAATTAGTTGGACTATTCAAATTTATTCATGAACAGGAATTACATCCAAACATTGCCCGCTACCTGCTCCCTATCCTCTACCAAAATCCAAGTATGGATTTTGCCTCCATGTTAATCAACTTAAAGTTTAAAAAAAGAAGTCTGGCCGAATTAATAGCCCCAATTGATTTTCTGGAAGAAAAATTTAAAGACTTACATCCATCAGAGAACAATGAGAATGCCAGTCACTGGATCATGGGACAATTGCATCGTCAGGCAATTGGGAATATTGAATTAAGAGAATTAAGAGTAAACATCGACAAACGACTTAACTAA
- a CDS encoding DUF2059 domain-containing protein translates to MKNIVLFLFLTLSTSTFASSGQETNTYEKDLKYLFQINGSQASYQESIKAMIIQLRSQESNIPTEYWDKAEVEFVNTSVNDLIKMLLPIYRQNLSHEDVLAMIDFYESVAGKRIAQKLPKITTESMQAGMSWGQAIGAKIKADIESKGYKIRLPFTP, encoded by the coding sequence ATGAAAAATATAGTATTGTTTTTATTTCTTACCCTTTCGACATCTACATTCGCTTCTTCGGGGCAAGAAACCAACACGTACGAAAAAGATTTAAAATATCTGTTTCAGATAAACGGATCACAAGCCAGCTATCAGGAATCAATTAAAGCGATGATTATTCAACTACGAAGTCAGGAATCAAATATTCCAACAGAATATTGGGACAAAGCTGAAGTTGAATTCGTGAATACTTCGGTTAATGATTTAATCAAAATGCTTCTGCCAATTTACCGACAGAACCTTTCTCACGAGGATGTATTAGCCATGATTGACTTTTACGAATCGGTTGCCGGAAAAAGAATTGCTCAGAAATTACCGAAAATCACCACTGAAAGTATGCAGGCCGGAATGTCGTGGGGACAAGCAATTGGGGCAAAAATAAAAGCAGATATTGAAAGTAAAGGCTACAAAATCAGATTGCCGTTTACACCCTAA
- the blaOXA gene encoding class D beta-lactamase, whose translation MKTLLSLFLLFILFACSPQSNSILNNYSSSDLEGIFKSEKINGCFAIYDIKNDAKLSFNSERLDSAFLPASTFKIINSMIALETGVIQDEKEIIKWDSIDRRYNEWNRDQNLESGLKYSAVWFYQELARRIGEERMKHWVEVSDYGNKNINGGIDVFWLSGDIRISPNQQIDFLEKLYLNQLPFSQKNQEIVKKIMIVEQTPDYTIRAKTGWAARINKQIGWYVGYLEKGENVYFFAINIDIKNSDDAPKRKIIVSKILDRLQLTK comes from the coding sequence ATGAAAACCTTACTTTCTCTTTTTTTATTGTTTATCCTTTTTGCTTGTTCACCACAATCAAATTCAATTTTAAACAATTACTCTTCTTCCGATTTGGAAGGTATTTTCAAATCAGAAAAAATCAACGGCTGTTTTGCAATTTATGATATAAAAAATGATGCAAAACTCAGCTTTAATTCGGAACGATTAGATTCGGCATTTTTGCCGGCTTCCACATTCAAAATAATTAATTCGATGATTGCTTTGGAAACCGGAGTGATTCAGGATGAAAAAGAAATCATTAAGTGGGATAGTATCGATCGTAGGTATAACGAATGGAATAGGGATCAAAATCTGGAAAGCGGATTAAAATATTCCGCCGTTTGGTTTTATCAGGAACTGGCTCGAAGAATCGGCGAAGAAAGAATGAAACATTGGGTAGAGGTATCAGATTACGGCAATAAAAATATAAACGGAGGAATCGATGTTTTCTGGTTGAGCGGAGATATTAGAATCAGTCCAAACCAACAAATCGATTTTTTAGAGAAATTATATCTCAACCAACTTCCTTTTTCACAAAAAAATCAAGAAATTGTGAAAAAAATAATGATTGTTGAACAGACTCCTGATTATACAATCAGAGCGAAAACAGGATGGGCTGCAAGAATAAACAAGCAAATTGGATGGTATGTTGGCTATCTTGAAAAAGGAGAGAATGTATATTTTTTCGCAATTAATATCGATATTAAAAATTCTGATGATGCTCCCAAAAGGAAAATCATAGTTTCCAAAATACTTGATCGTCTTCAATTAACTAAATAA
- a CDS encoding type II CAAX endopeptidase family protein has translation MNPTNNEPAIKRGWLRAILILLPFIIFTGIFQLIGTFVLALASNKDLLEMLQNQADNSTSSFLVIQFFGTIGTLLLIWLFTRFIDRKKMIDLGLSFQKRTKDIIYGLLAGFIMMGAGSLILYFSGNLTFNSITFNLIGLAQSVVLFILVSINEEVFVRGYLLRNFMDSMNKYIALISSSLIFMALHLMNPNVSLVGITNIFLAGLLLGIGYIFTKNLWFPLALHFSWNFFQGPIFGFEVSGTSSSSLISQSIQGNEILTGGQFGLEGSIIATVLCSLGIVLFWMVYKKQNVLSTAN, from the coding sequence ATGAACCCAACAAACAATGAACCAGCGATTAAAAGAGGATGGCTCAGAGCCATTTTAATTCTTCTTCCCTTTATAATATTTACCGGAATTTTTCAACTTATTGGTACTTTTGTATTGGCTCTTGCGTCGAACAAAGACCTTTTGGAAATGCTACAAAATCAGGCAGATAATTCTACTTCCTCATTCTTAGTAATTCAATTTTTTGGAACAATTGGAACGCTGTTGTTGATTTGGCTGTTTACCCGTTTTATCGATCGAAAAAAAATGATTGATTTGGGATTGTCCTTTCAAAAAAGGACAAAAGATATCATTTACGGATTACTGGCCGGTTTTATCATGATGGGAGCAGGCAGTTTAATTCTGTATTTTTCTGGAAACTTAACGTTTAATTCCATTACTTTTAATTTGATTGGGTTAGCTCAATCAGTAGTATTGTTTATTTTAGTTTCAATTAACGAGGAAGTATTTGTAAGAGGATATCTTCTTCGAAATTTCATGGATTCCATGAATAAATATATTGCCTTAATTTCATCATCATTGATATTTATGGCTCTTCATCTAATGAATCCTAATGTTTCACTTGTTGGTATTACAAATATTTTCCTTGCAGGATTACTCTTGGGAATTGGCTATATCTTCACTAAAAATCTGTGGTTTCCTTTGGCCCTTCATTTTAGCTGGAATTTTTTTCAGGGACCAATTTTCGGATTCGAAGTTAGCGGAACCAGTTCCTCCTCTCTAATATCACAAAGTATTCAAGGGAATGAAATTCTTACCGGAGGTCAATTTGGTTTGGAAGGATCAATTATTGCAACAGTTCTTTGTTCTCTTGGTATTGTATTATTTTGGATGGTATACAAAAAACAGAATGTTTTATCAACTGCAAACTAG
- the gdhA gene encoding NADP-specific glutamate dehydrogenase produces MLKAPSSKEFMDKLKSRTPGEIEFHQAVHEVVESLLPFLEENPKYKTAKILERISEPERIIIFRVPWVDDKGEIQVNRGYRIEMNSAIGPYKGGLRFHPTVNLGILKFLAFEQVFKNSLTTLPMGGGKGGSDFDPKQKSDNEVMRFCQSFMTELCKHIGPDTDVPAGDIGVGGREIGYLFGQYKRIRNEFTGVLTGKGAEWGGSLIRPEATGYGNVYFAEEMLNTKNDSLKGKIVTVSGSGNVAQFTVEKVNELGGKVVTLSDSSGFIHDPDGIDGEKLTYVMRLKNIKRGRIEEYARKYNVAYYPNARPWGVKCDVALPSATQNEINAEEAKILIDNGCICVSEGANMPSTPEAVDIYIKNEILYGPGKAANAGGVAVSGLEMSQNAMRLSWTREEVDNQLKRIMKDIHTTCVKYGKSSNGFVNYVNGANIGGFVKVANAMIAQGIV; encoded by the coding sequence ATGTTAAAGGCTCCTTCCAGCAAGGAATTTATGGACAAATTAAAAAGTAGAACACCAGGAGAAATTGAATTTCATCAGGCTGTTCACGAAGTGGTGGAGTCATTACTTCCTTTTTTAGAGGAAAACCCAAAGTACAAAACAGCTAAAATTTTGGAGAGGATTTCAGAGCCTGAAAGAATTATAATTTTCAGGGTTCCTTGGGTTGATGACAAAGGGGAAATTCAGGTGAACCGCGGATACCGTATTGAGATGAACAGTGCAATTGGCCCCTACAAAGGTGGATTGCGTTTCCACCCAACGGTAAACCTTGGTATTCTAAAATTTCTTGCATTCGAACAAGTTTTTAAAAACAGCTTAACCACACTCCCAATGGGAGGCGGAAAAGGGGGCTCAGACTTTGATCCAAAACAAAAATCGGATAATGAAGTAATGAGATTCTGCCAGAGCTTCATGACTGAACTTTGTAAGCACATAGGACCAGATACTGATGTTCCTGCCGGAGATATAGGAGTTGGAGGCAGAGAAATTGGTTATCTATTTGGTCAATATAAACGAATACGTAACGAATTTACAGGCGTTTTAACCGGTAAAGGTGCAGAATGGGGAGGAAGCCTTATTCGTCCGGAAGCAACCGGCTATGGCAATGTATATTTTGCCGAAGAAATGCTGAATACGAAAAATGACAGTCTGAAAGGCAAGATCGTAACTGTTTCCGGTTCTGGAAATGTTGCTCAGTTTACTGTCGAAAAAGTGAATGAATTAGGAGGTAAAGTGGTTACATTATCCGATTCTTCCGGTTTTATTCATGATCCGGATGGAATTGATGGAGAAAAACTTACTTACGTGATGAGACTTAAAAACATTAAACGAGGCAGAATTGAAGAATATGCCAGGAAATACAATGTTGCCTACTATCCAAACGCAAGACCTTGGGGAGTGAAGTGTGATGTTGCTTTGCCAAGTGCCACACAAAATGAAATAAATGCTGAAGAAGCGAAAATCTTAATTGATAATGGTTGCATTTGCGTTTCGGAAGGTGCCAATATGCCTTCTACTCCCGAAGCTGTAGATATTTACATTAAAAATGAAATTCTGTATGGTCCCGGCAAAGCGGCCAATGCCGGTGGTGTTGCTGTTTCTGGCTTAGAAATGTCTCAAAACGCAATGCGTTTAAGCTGGACCCGCGAGGAAGTTGACAATCAGCTTAAAAGGATTATGAAGGATATTCATACCACATGTGTTAAGTATGGTAAATCTTCAAATGGATTTGTAAACTACGTGAATGGTGCAAATATTGGCGGTTTTGTAAAAGTTGCCAATGCCATGATTGCACAGGGCATCGTATAG
- a CDS encoding DUF5752 family protein: MESNPGKEQGINKIIAENIERLKELSAINQTTGIIKEGKSIEDTLQQICFILPKAWQYPEFTVARIVFDGQEYLSPGFRLSQWTLTQEFLTINNRSGRIEVCYVKKFPAQDEGPFLKEERHLIENIGNIIVGYINSETGKELLSRKRKIDPEKKEIIGPYVPVTNRKLLQDFLNKNNADRDIYHDLMPFKVKEILLVANLYDAYCIEREGRFSEQISSEYHQLNLTSMPRVTGVSNLEEAMEQLHSKHFDMIILMVGVDKKTPIILSEHIKKEFPYISIFLLLNNDADIAMFEEQRAELKSVDKIFVWNGESQVFFAMIKSLEDKVNVENDTKIGLARVILLVEDSAKYYSRYMPMLYQSVLAQTQRIIDDVSTDAQYKILRLRARPKILLASNYEEAMNIYYRFREYLLCLISDVKFKKDGIFLDDAGISLVKEIKDEYPNMPVILQSSDVSNASHAFKLKASFIDKNSETLRGDIRLFIRQFLGFGDFVYKDAEGKEIATAKSLKEFEEYLYHIPAESLVYHAQKNHFSLWLMARGEIRVAKMIAPYHITDFKSAEDVRDYLINVIQNYRNEKNKGKVVEFNADFALNSNNIVTLSTGSLGGKGRGLAFINSMLFNLNLSRFVPGINIKAPMTAVIGVDEYESFLDRNNLLDRIKDMDDFEQIQRVFLDAELTQRLVQKIRIILKNFEQPLAIRSSGLFEDSLLQPVAGVFQTYLVPNNHPDLNTRVKQVTDAVKLVYSSIFSNDARLNVSAMNYKIDEEKMAVVIQEVVGNQYGSTFYPHISGVAQSYNYYPFGHMKPEEGYAVIGVGLGKYVVDGEKAFRFSPVFPTIENNSAKDQFKNSQVEFYAVDLNKKDLDLMEGDTAGLIRLDIDEAEEHGNLVHCASVYNSMSDTISPGLDIMGPRIINFANILKYNYIPLAKTIELVLDIIKEAMGSPIEIEFAVDLTKDKEGKASFYLLQIKPLVGNIDDYHIDLNEIDRSKLLMISEMSMGNGLVDDIVDVVYVVPELFKKDLTLEIADTISKINHEMREKNKRFVLIGPGRWGTRDRWIGIPVKWNDISFSKLIVETSFDDYPLEASSGSHFFHNVTSMNIGYSSIHHHSETSFIDYQTLKKQKLVGEYGAVRHVQFKKPLSVKLDGKKRLAVVSWE, translated from the coding sequence ATGGAATCAAATCCGGGTAAAGAGCAGGGAATCAATAAGATTATAGCCGAAAATATAGAGCGGTTAAAAGAACTTTCCGCAATTAATCAAACCACAGGTATTATCAAGGAAGGAAAATCCATTGAGGATACTTTACAGCAAATCTGCTTTATTCTTCCTAAAGCATGGCAATATCCCGAGTTTACGGTTGCCCGTATTGTATTTGACGGACAAGAATACCTCAGCCCCGGATTTCGTCTCTCGCAATGGACACTAACACAGGAATTTTTAACGATTAATAATCGAAGCGGAAGAATTGAGGTTTGTTATGTAAAAAAATTCCCAGCACAAGATGAAGGCCCATTTTTGAAAGAAGAAAGGCACTTGATTGAGAATATTGGGAATATTATTGTTGGTTATATCAATAGCGAAACGGGAAAGGAACTGCTTAGTCGGAAAAGGAAAATTGATCCTGAGAAGAAGGAAATAATAGGTCCTTATGTTCCGGTTACAAATCGAAAATTATTACAGGATTTTTTGAATAAGAACAATGCTGATCGGGATATTTATCATGATTTAATGCCATTTAAAGTAAAGGAAATATTGTTGGTTGCGAACCTGTATGATGCTTATTGTATTGAGCGTGAAGGGCGTTTTTCAGAACAAATTTCCAGCGAATATCATCAGCTTAACTTAACATCAATGCCTCGGGTTACAGGTGTTTCTAATTTGGAAGAAGCCATGGAACAATTACATTCCAAGCATTTTGATATGATTATATTAATGGTTGGAGTGGATAAAAAAACACCAATAATTTTAAGTGAGCATATTAAAAAGGAATTTCCGTACATATCCATTTTTTTATTGCTGAATAACGATGCCGATATTGCCATGTTTGAAGAACAACGGGCTGAACTAAAAAGTGTAGATAAAATATTTGTGTGGAATGGCGAGTCGCAGGTTTTCTTTGCCATGATTAAGAGTTTGGAAGATAAGGTAAATGTAGAAAATGACACTAAGATTGGTTTGGCTCGGGTAATTTTATTGGTTGAAGATTCGGCAAAGTATTATTCGAGATATATGCCAATGCTTTATCAGAGTGTTTTGGCGCAAACCCAGCGAATAATAGATGATGTGAGCACCGATGCTCAGTATAAAATACTTCGCTTGCGAGCGCGACCTAAAATATTATTGGCTTCGAATTACGAAGAGGCAATGAATATTTATTATCGGTTTAGGGAGTATTTGTTGTGTTTAATTTCGGATGTGAAGTTTAAAAAAGATGGAATATTTTTAGATGATGCGGGAATTAGTTTGGTAAAAGAAATTAAAGATGAATATCCGAATATGCCGGTTATATTGCAATCTTCTGATGTTTCGAATGCCAGCCATGCTTTTAAGCTGAAGGCTAGTTTTATCGATAAAAACTCTGAAACGCTTAGAGGGGATATTCGTTTGTTTATTCGTCAGTTTCTGGGTTTTGGCGATTTTGTTTATAAGGATGCTGAAGGAAAGGAAATTGCTACGGCAAAATCTTTAAAAGAATTTGAGGAGTATTTGTATCATATTCCCGCTGAATCATTGGTTTATCATGCTCAGAAAAATCATTTCTCATTATGGTTAATGGCTAGGGGAGAAATCCGGGTTGCAAAAATGATTGCTCCCTATCACATCACCGATTTTAAATCTGCTGAAGATGTGCGGGATTATTTAATTAATGTAATTCAAAATTACAGGAACGAAAAAAATAAGGGAAAGGTTGTGGAGTTTAATGCCGATTTTGCTCTTAATTCCAACAATATAGTCACCTTATCTACCGGTTCGTTAGGTGGAAAAGGGCGAGGATTGGCTTTCATTAACTCCATGCTTTTTAATCTAAATTTGAGCCGGTTTGTTCCCGGAATAAATATAAAGGCACCTATGACTGCAGTAATTGGTGTCGATGAATACGAATCATTCTTAGATCGAAATAACCTTTTAGACCGAATTAAGGATATGGATGATTTTGAACAAATTCAGAGGGTATTTCTGGATGCGGAATTAACGCAGCGTCTGGTTCAAAAAATAAGAATCATTCTGAAGAATTTTGAGCAACCACTGGCGATCCGATCTTCCGGATTGTTTGAAGATTCATTACTTCAGCCTGTAGCAGGGGTTTTTCAAACTTATCTTGTGCCTAATAATCATCCCGATTTAAATACGAGGGTTAAGCAGGTAACTGACGCAGTAAAATTGGTTTATTCCTCCATTTTTTCCAATGATGCAAGGCTGAATGTTTCGGCCATGAATTATAAAATTGATGAAGAAAAAATGGCTGTAGTCATTCAGGAAGTAGTGGGCAATCAGTATGGATCGACTTTTTATCCCCACATTTCGGGTGTAGCTCAATCGTATAATTATTATCCCTTTGGGCACATGAAACCTGAAGAAGGGTACGCTGTGATAGGTGTTGGTTTGGGTAAATATGTTGTAGATGGTGAAAAGGCATTTCGGTTTTCTCCTGTTTTCCCAACCATTGAGAATAACAGTGCAAAAGATCAATTTAAAAACTCGCAGGTAGAATTTTATGCTGTTGACCTCAACAAAAAAGATTTGGATCTTATGGAGGGCGATACGGCAGGATTAATTCGTCTGGATATTGATGAAGCAGAAGAACATGGTAATTTGGTGCATTGTGCCTCTGTTTATAATTCCATGAGTGATACAATTAGTCCCGGTTTGGATATTATGGGACCAAGAATCATCAATTTCGCAAATATTTTAAAATATAACTACATACCACTGGCAAAAACGATTGAACTTGTTTTGGATATTATAAAAGAAGCAATGGGCTCACCGATTGAGATAGAGTTTGCAGTCGATTTAACGAAAGATAAAGAAGGGAAGGCTTCGTTTTATCTTCTGCAGATTAAACCTTTGGTTGGTAATATAGATGATTACCATATTGATTTGAATGAAATTGACAGAAGCAAGCTTTTGATGATTTCTGAAATGAGTATGGGAAACGGATTGGTAGATGATATTGTTGATGTTGTTTATGTTGTGCCCGAATTATTCAAAAAAGATTTGACTCTTGAGATTGCGGATACCATCTCAAAAATTAATCATGAAATGAGAGAAAAAAACAAACGTTTTGTATTGATTGGTCCAGGGCGTTGGGGCACCCGCGACCGATGGATTGGAATTCCCGTAAAATGGAACGACATCTCTTTCTCGAAATTAATTGTTGAGACCAGCTTCGACGACTATCCTTTGGAGGCATCATCCGGATCTCACTTTTTTCACAATGTAACCTCAATGAATATTGGCTACAGCTCCATTCACCACCATTCTGAAACATCTTTTATTGATTATCAAACACTTAAAAAGCAGAAATTAGTTGGGGAGTATGGCGCCGTTCGTCACGTTCAGTTTAAAAAACCATTAAGTGTTAAATTGGATGGTAAAAAACGACTGGCTGTTGTGAGTTGGGAATGA
- a CDS encoding metallophosphoesterase codes for MIRRDFIKTNGLVCLSAILGVFPGCSLPYEYSPYDNKVESKFRDLTSKNLDKIKITDTDNNETFKFAFITDTHTFYDEFEDAVAALNARDDIDFVIHGGDLTLSALHKEFTWFNEIISRLNVPFFTVIGNHDYLSNGERLYHTSFGENNYTFTYKGCKFVMFDNIVWERKNTNPDFDWFNENLKNDGSANLVIPVSHIPPYADQYDGEDSMLNQILENNNIKLSIHGHTHSFYHGKKYGKTDFLVGGDIADNHYQVITIDNGNYSIENIAF; via the coding sequence ATGATCCGACGTGATTTTATAAAAACCAACGGACTGGTATGCCTGTCTGCTATTTTGGGGGTATTCCCAGGATGCAGTCTGCCTTATGAATACAGTCCATATGATAATAAAGTTGAGAGTAAATTCAGAGATTTAACTTCTAAAAATCTGGATAAAATAAAAATTACCGACACTGATAATAATGAAACTTTCAAATTCGCTTTTATCACAGACACTCACACATTTTATGATGAATTTGAGGATGCTGTTGCTGCTCTAAATGCAAGAGATGATATTGATTTCGTAATACATGGTGGTGATTTAACCTTAAGTGCTCTTCACAAAGAATTTACATGGTTTAACGAAATAATATCCAGGCTGAACGTTCCTTTTTTTACAGTAATCGGGAATCACGACTACTTATCAAATGGCGAAAGATTATACCATACCTCCTTTGGTGAAAACAATTACACATTTACTTACAAAGGCTGCAAATTTGTAATGTTTGATAATATTGTATGGGAACGGAAAAACACAAATCCTGATTTTGATTGGTTCAATGAGAATTTAAAGAATGACGGCAGTGCCAATCTGGTGATTCCGGTTTCACACATTCCACCTTATGCGGATCAGTATGACGGAGAAGATTCAATGCTAAATCAAATTCTGGAAAATAACAACATTAAACTCTCCATACATGGCCATACTCACAGCTTTTATCATGGCAAAAAATATGGCAAAACAGATTTTCTGGTTGGAGGTGATATTGCCGATAATCACTATCAGGTAATTACTATTGATAATGGCAATTATTCAATTGAAAACATCGCATTTTAA